In one window of Duganella dendranthematis DNA:
- a CDS encoding ABC transporter substrate-binding protein, translating to MRIIDLLRRGVLLALCAAASARGGTLVIESWRGDDKTLWDQVLIPAFERHHPGIEVRFAASPPTGYDASVASRLASGGAGDLIACRPFDASLSLYKKGYLDRLNGKPGMQNFAPTALLAWQTDDGKDTFCMPVASVIHGFLYNKKIFRKLDLQPPKTVDEFFAVLDVLKKSGVAPLALGTAEQWESSQMVFTNIGPNFWRGEEGRKALIAGRARFTDAPFVDALQFEARMGSYLPASSTTQSYGDSQAQFAAGRAAIYPAGSWDIAYFSQVPGLEFGAFAPPVRKRGDACFISDHMDIGLGVARNSKNKEDAYKFLAWVGSQEFADLYTDRLTGVFTLSDHLIAVRNPVAKQMKEWRNSCASTIRLNAQVLNRGQPGMESELWDVNARVLNGSLAPQEAADRLQQGFAKWYKPQQK from the coding sequence ATGCGCATTATTGATTTGCTCCGTCGTGGCGTGTTGCTTGCCCTGTGCGCGGCGGCGTCCGCGCGCGGCGGCACGCTGGTGATCGAAAGCTGGCGCGGCGACGACAAGACGCTGTGGGACCAGGTGCTGATTCCGGCCTTCGAGCGGCATCACCCGGGCATCGAAGTGCGCTTCGCCGCCAGTCCGCCGACCGGCTACGACGCCAGCGTGGCCAGCCGGCTGGCGTCCGGCGGCGCCGGCGACCTGATCGCCTGCCGGCCGTTCGACGCCTCGCTGTCGCTGTACAAAAAGGGTTATCTGGACCGTCTCAACGGCAAGCCCGGCATGCAGAACTTCGCCCCCACCGCCTTGCTGGCCTGGCAGACCGACGACGGCAAGGATACCTTCTGCATGCCGGTGGCCTCGGTGATCCACGGCTTTTTGTACAACAAGAAGATTTTCCGCAAGCTGGACCTGCAGCCGCCGAAAACGGTGGACGAGTTCTTTGCCGTGCTCGACGTGCTGAAGAAATCCGGCGTGGCGCCGCTGGCGCTGGGCACGGCCGAACAGTGGGAGTCGAGTCAGATGGTGTTCACCAACATCGGCCCGAATTTCTGGCGTGGGGAAGAGGGCCGCAAGGCGCTGATCGCCGGCCGCGCGCGCTTCACCGATGCACCTTTCGTCGACGCGCTGCAATTCGAGGCGCGCATGGGCAGCTATCTGCCCGCCAGTTCGACCACGCAAAGCTACGGCGACAGCCAGGCGCAGTTTGCCGCCGGCCGCGCCGCCATCTATCCGGCCGGCTCGTGGGACATCGCCTACTTCAGCCAGGTGCCCGGTCTGGAATTTGGCGCCTTTGCGCCGCCGGTGCGCAAGCGCGGCGACGCCTGCTTTATTTCGGATCACATGGATATCGGCCTCGGCGTCGCCAGGAATTCGAAAAACAAGGAAGACGCCTACAAATTTCTGGCGTGGGTCGGTTCGCAGGAGTTTGCCGACCTGTACACTGACCGGCTGACCGGCGTGTTCACGCTGTCGGACCATCTGATCGCGGTGCGCAATCCGGTGGCCAAGCAGATGAAGGAGTGGCGCAACAGTTGCGCCTCGACCATCCGCCTGAACGCACAGGTGCTCAATCGCGGCCAGCCCGGCATGGAAAGCGAACTGTGGGACGTCAACGCCCGTGTGTTGAATGGCAGTCTGGCGCCGCAGGAAGCGGCGGACAGGTTGCAGCAAGGTTTTGCCAAGTGGTACAAGCCACAGCAAAAGTAG
- a CDS encoding TonB-dependent receptor, translating to MAVAGACGGIITPALAQQAAPAAASKDEIPEVVVTATRHATSLLKTPVSMSAVTQDELTRKGITDIRGLSGEVPNLQLGSATDGSSGVKISIRGVSSNDFTEIGNPAVSLHVDGIYTPRPQSALALLFDLDQVEVLRGPQGTLFGRNATGGSINIIPAKPQFGVSEGMGTFTVGNYNLRQVAVAQNIPISDTFAMRATAMVIKRDSYLNQQQDFYAANFPALGIVPQRDASGNIIPDVDQRHNVKVGADKAYGNKDEWAARLQARWKASNNLEWLGAYERYTNKGAGDIALKDCKMAAGTAYACPGGQWDVKINVPGELDWSIDTWRSRFTWAVSPTDTIELNSSYAVQKRRQIRDGDAGYQPNADDINIYGGIYNDTATFTNSSKFKTTVNELQWRGERGSLRYVAGLFWMHEKNAIEFGEDDISSMVQAPGQPYYYMYSQTDRQSDSKAVFSQVDWGFAPKWNATIGGRFTRDVRQDRDGKFYDSGTVSDPYSYFQGQYTPVAGQYFNSSDLKPGMGAYYGLSGLNPAIVPDVSNNKDSWNKFTWRLGLSYQPTPRDFLFTSLSTGYKAGGFSDKQNICARGLNGNCADMTPGPHYTFLPWKPETLTNFELGYKGRMLDNRLSVSATAFYSRYKDMQMTGAVQMGKIIPTIPCTAANPACDAAVLYGTTNAAEAKISGLELEGKYKPWSGAEINFSASHLHAVVSSYPDYVQTWRDVPCGPFRETYGVPACVRYTGTDPALIGKFPLNVVGNRLPNAPDNSARVEMSQEFALPNAYLLTPRVSARWQDKMYFSIQNLDNAHVGNSQKAYATYDAALRLTAPSGKWHAELYVNNLSDVFAKNNARVVDPGYVIAQYNDPRMFGLRIGAEW from the coding sequence ATGGCAGTCGCTGGCGCTTGCGGCGGTATCATCACGCCGGCGCTGGCGCAGCAGGCGGCGCCGGCTGCGGCCAGCAAGGATGAAATCCCGGAAGTGGTGGTCACCGCGACGCGCCACGCCACTTCACTGCTGAAAACGCCGGTGTCGATGAGCGCCGTTACGCAGGACGAGCTGACCCGCAAGGGCATCACCGATATCCGCGGCCTCAGCGGCGAAGTGCCCAATCTGCAACTGGGTAGCGCCACCGACGGCAGCTCGGGCGTCAAGATCTCGATCCGCGGCGTCAGCAGCAATGACTTCACCGAGATTGGCAATCCGGCGGTGAGCCTGCATGTGGACGGCATCTACACGCCGCGGCCGCAATCGGCGCTGGCGCTGCTGTTCGACCTGGACCAGGTGGAAGTGCTGCGCGGTCCACAAGGTACGCTGTTCGGCCGCAACGCCACCGGCGGCAGCATCAACATCATTCCGGCCAAGCCGCAATTCGGCGTCAGCGAAGGCATGGGCACCTTCACGGTCGGCAATTACAACCTGCGCCAGGTAGCGGTGGCGCAGAATATCCCGATCAGCGACACCTTCGCCATGCGCGCCACCGCCATGGTCATCAAGCGCGACAGCTACCTGAACCAGCAGCAGGACTTCTACGCCGCCAACTTCCCGGCGCTGGGCATCGTGCCGCAGCGTGACGCCTCCGGCAACATCATCCCGGACGTCGACCAGCGTCATAACGTCAAGGTCGGCGCCGACAAGGCGTATGGCAACAAGGACGAATGGGCGGCGCGGCTGCAAGCGCGCTGGAAGGCCAGCAACAACCTGGAATGGCTGGGCGCCTACGAGCGCTACACCAACAAGGGCGCCGGCGATATCGCACTGAAGGACTGCAAGATGGCGGCCGGCACCGCCTACGCCTGTCCGGGCGGCCAGTGGGACGTCAAGATCAACGTGCCTGGCGAACTGGACTGGAGTATCGATACCTGGCGCAGCCGCTTCACCTGGGCCGTGTCGCCGACCGACACCATTGAGCTGAACTCGTCGTACGCGGTGCAGAAGCGCCGCCAGATCCGCGACGGCGACGCCGGCTACCAGCCGAACGCCGACGACATCAACATCTACGGCGGCATCTACAACGACACCGCCACCTTCACCAATTCATCCAAGTTCAAGACCACCGTCAACGAACTGCAATGGCGCGGCGAACGCGGCAGCCTGCGCTATGTGGCCGGCCTGTTCTGGATGCATGAAAAGAACGCCATCGAATTCGGCGAGGACGACATCTCGTCGATGGTACAGGCGCCAGGCCAGCCGTACTACTATATGTACAGCCAGACCGACCGCCAGTCCGATTCCAAGGCCGTCTTCAGCCAGGTCGACTGGGGCTTTGCGCCGAAATGGAACGCCACCATCGGCGGCCGCTTCACGCGCGACGTGCGCCAGGACCGCGACGGCAAGTTCTACGACTCGGGCACCGTCAGCGATCCGTATTCCTACTTCCAGGGCCAGTACACGCCGGTGGCGGGGCAGTACTTCAATAGCAGCGACCTGAAACCGGGCATGGGCGCCTACTATGGCCTGAGCGGCCTGAACCCGGCGATCGTGCCGGACGTCAGCAACAACAAGGACTCGTGGAACAAATTCACCTGGCGTCTCGGCCTGAGCTACCAGCCGACTCCGCGCGACTTCCTGTTCACTTCGCTGTCCACCGGCTACAAGGCCGGCGGCTTCAGCGACAAGCAGAACATCTGCGCGCGCGGCCTGAACGGCAATTGCGCCGACATGACGCCCGGTCCGCACTACACCTTCCTGCCATGGAAGCCTGAGACGCTGACCAACTTCGAGCTGGGCTACAAAGGCCGCATGCTGGACAACCGCCTGTCGGTCTCGGCCACCGCGTTCTACAGCCGCTACAAGGACATGCAGATGACCGGCGCGGTACAGATGGGCAAGATCATCCCGACCATCCCGTGCACCGCCGCCAACCCGGCCTGCGACGCCGCCGTGTTGTACGGCACCACCAACGCCGCCGAGGCCAAGATTTCCGGCCTGGAACTGGAAGGCAAGTACAAGCCATGGTCGGGCGCCGAAATCAACTTCTCGGCCTCGCATCTGCATGCGGTGGTGAGTTCGTATCCGGACTATGTGCAGACCTGGCGTGACGTGCCGTGCGGCCCGTTCCGCGAGACCTACGGCGTGCCGGCCTGCGTGCGCTACACCGGCACCGATCCTGCACTGATCGGCAAGTTCCCGCTGAACGTGGTGGGCAACCGCTTGCCGAACGCGCCGGACAACAGCGCCCGCGTCGAAATGTCGCAGGAGTTCGCGCTGCCGAACGCCTACCTGCTGACGCCACGCGTGTCGGCCCGCTGGCAGGACAAGATGTACTTCAGCATCCAGAACCTGGACAACGCGCACGTCGGCAACTCGCAGAAAGCTTACGCCACCTACGACGCCGCGCTGCGCCTGACCGCGCCAAGCGGCAAATGGCATGCGGAGCTGTACGTCAACAACCTGAGCGATGTCTTCGCCAAGAACAATGCCCGCGTTGTCGATCCTGGCTACGTGATTGCCCAGTACAACGATCCACGGATGTTTGGCTTGCGCATCGGCGCTGAATGGTAA
- a CDS encoding sugar MFS transporter, translated as MEISNDWSEQRSGGSTRAVVVGMLFVGLLFFILGFVTWLNGSLVPFLKIVCSLSNFQALWVTFAFYIAYTVMALPSAMVLSRIGYKKGMTLGLAIMGVGALLFIPAARSTHYELFLAALFTLASGMTLMQTAINPYIVCLGPRESAAMRISIMGLFNKGAGVVVPLVFSSLMLADIDNFSHTALSALDAAGRVAALGQLAQRLVFPYACMAAVLFVIMAFIHFSSLRDIPAQTDSVDEQLERSGVLQFPQLVLGALALFAYVGVEVIAGDTIGLYGHELSVANFGVLTSYTMVCMVIGYLIGVVAIPRYLSQQHALVASAVLGLALTLGVVTGSPHDGVISQALLGWSGVPLVPDTVMCLALLGLANAMVWPAIWPLALHGLGRYTATGSALLVMAISGGAVLPLLYGRLSDFASPRAGYWLLLPCYAVILWYATYGHKIRHWRRR; from the coding sequence ATGGAAATTAGTAACGATTGGTCCGAACAGCGTAGCGGCGGCTCCACCCGCGCCGTCGTGGTCGGGATGCTGTTTGTGGGCCTGCTGTTTTTCATCCTGGGTTTTGTGACCTGGCTGAACGGTTCACTGGTACCGTTCCTCAAGATTGTCTGCAGCCTGAGCAACTTCCAGGCGCTGTGGGTCACCTTCGCTTTTTACATCGCTTACACCGTGATGGCGCTGCCGTCGGCCATGGTGCTGAGCCGCATCGGCTACAAGAAGGGCATGACACTGGGCCTGGCCATCATGGGCGTGGGCGCCTTGCTGTTCATCCCGGCCGCGCGCAGCACCCACTACGAATTGTTCCTGGCCGCGCTGTTCACGCTGGCCAGCGGCATGACGCTGATGCAGACCGCCATCAATCCCTACATCGTCTGCCTCGGGCCGCGTGAGAGCGCCGCCATGCGCATCAGCATCATGGGCCTGTTCAACAAGGGCGCCGGCGTGGTCGTGCCGCTGGTGTTCTCGTCGCTGATGCTGGCCGATATCGACAACTTCTCGCACACCGCACTGTCGGCGCTGGATGCGGCCGGCCGCGTCGCCGCACTGGGCCAGCTGGCGCAGCGGCTGGTGTTCCCGTATGCCTGCATGGCCGCAGTGCTGTTCGTGATCATGGCCTTCATCCATTTTTCCAGCCTGCGCGATATTCCGGCGCAGACCGACAGCGTCGATGAGCAGCTGGAACGTAGTGGCGTGCTGCAGTTTCCGCAGCTGGTGCTGGGCGCGCTGGCGCTGTTTGCCTACGTCGGCGTGGAAGTGATCGCCGGCGACACCATCGGCCTGTACGGCCACGAACTAAGCGTCGCCAATTTCGGCGTGCTGACCTCGTACACCATGGTGTGCATGGTGATCGGCTACCTGATCGGCGTGGTGGCGATTCCGCGCTATCTATCGCAACAGCATGCGCTGGTTGCGTCGGCCGTACTGGGCCTGGCGCTGACGCTGGGCGTGGTCACCGGCTCGCCGCACGACGGCGTCATCTCGCAGGCGCTGCTGGGCTGGAGCGGCGTGCCGCTGGTGCCGGACACCGTCATGTGCCTGGCGCTGCTGGGTCTGGCCAACGCCATGGTGTGGCCGGCGATCTGGCCGCTGGCGCTGCATGGCCTGGGACGCTACACCGCCACCGGCTCGGCGCTGCTGGTCATGGCGATTTCCGGCGGCGCCGTGCTGCCGCTGCTGTATGGCCGCTTGTCGGATTTCGCCAGTCCGCGCGCCGGCTACTGGCTGCTGTTGCCTTGCTACGCCGTCATTCTCTGGTACGCCACCTACGGACACAAGATCCGCCACTGGCGTCGCCGCTGA
- a CDS encoding TonB-dependent receptor, whose protein sequence is MQQSTSRTLVSLAVASACAFISATACAQASDTAAAAPAPDQIPEVKVTATRYSTSLLKTPLAVTAVTQEQLTRKGVTSLSDLSGEIPNVVIENTGLDSAVQITIRGITSTNFTETGDPAVGFHVDGMYSPRPQGAQALMFDLEQVEVLRGPQGTLFGRNSTGGSINVIPAKPDWTGNYGKADLDLGNYNKKQINLIQNVVVNDALALRATFMKVKRDGYANQTRDLSEANAPALGWIPNGKPDVDQRFNRVIGPSEFYTNQNEWAGRLTALLKVNRDITAKAAYEEFQDSSAGGSNFRDCDAGAGTRYACTPGQGEWDINVNVPGHTDMKIRTLRTGVNWNLNDHTSLDYTFQVADQRRSEITDDDKGLQNAAPFQINGAYPNSVDGNWGTWPLTDSFHRTLDSRYLSTVHEAQLKQQLGSLKYVAGLFWMHERNAIDYEQTNTIQKPYGDVGSVLYHQPNRQVDAKAAFAQADWQFVPTWTATAGARYSIDSKEDKGGQVYGANWIGNAAYYNGWYSQGTPGTPGFHVHDGTDLAPGMGGSVAAYSLYGAPTSNDHKQTWNKVTWRLGLQKQIDNNKMVYGSISTGYKAGGFADKTDSCNNHLCADGKPGVVTFLPYDPETVTNYELGFKGKFLENKLSLSATAFFMKYKGMQLTGTYFVNQIIPDNGQPCPADQPKCDVYETWRTINVGKVNIPGLELEWDYRPWRGGRFGGGFAYINTSIHDFNSYSDDYQCDVRTELGLPACPAVYNGSDKTLLGRRLANIDGNHLPNTPKYQVNLNFSQEFGLDNGYKVIPYVKLNWRDKAYFDLLNSDFAHIGRFQDAYATGDASVRFETPEDTWHAELYVRNFTDKHAKTSTDSAFGGFMKANYIEPRMFGFRVGANF, encoded by the coding sequence ATGCAGCAATCAACCAGTAGGACGCTGGTCAGTCTTGCCGTGGCCAGCGCTTGCGCTTTCATCAGCGCGACGGCCTGTGCGCAGGCCAGCGACACGGCCGCCGCAGCCCCCGCGCCTGACCAGATTCCAGAAGTCAAAGTCACCGCGACCCGCTATTCCACCTCGCTGCTGAAAACCCCGCTGGCCGTCACCGCCGTCACGCAGGAGCAGCTGACGCGCAAAGGCGTCACCAGCCTGAGTGACCTGAGCGGCGAAATCCCCAACGTGGTGATCGAAAACACCGGCCTCGATTCGGCGGTGCAGATCACCATCCGTGGCATCACTTCGACCAACTTCACCGAGACCGGCGACCCGGCGGTCGGCTTCCACGTGGACGGCATGTACTCGCCGCGTCCACAAGGCGCGCAGGCGCTGATGTTCGACCTGGAACAGGTGGAAGTGCTGCGCGGTCCGCAAGGCACGCTGTTCGGACGTAACTCGACCGGCGGCAGCATCAACGTGATTCCCGCCAAACCCGATTGGACCGGCAACTACGGCAAGGCCGATCTGGACCTGGGCAACTACAACAAGAAGCAGATCAACCTGATTCAGAACGTGGTGGTCAACGACGCGCTGGCCCTGCGCGCCACCTTCATGAAAGTGAAGCGCGACGGCTACGCCAACCAGACCCGCGACCTGAGCGAAGCCAACGCGCCGGCGCTGGGCTGGATCCCCAACGGCAAGCCGGACGTCGATCAGCGCTTCAACCGCGTGATCGGTCCGAGCGAGTTCTATACCAATCAGAACGAATGGGCCGGCCGCCTGACCGCGCTGCTGAAGGTCAACCGTGACATCACCGCCAAGGCGGCATATGAAGAATTCCAGGACTCCAGCGCCGGCGGTTCCAACTTCCGCGACTGCGACGCCGGCGCCGGCACGCGCTACGCCTGCACGCCAGGCCAGGGCGAGTGGGACATCAACGTCAACGTGCCGGGTCACACCGATATGAAAATCCGCACGCTGCGCACAGGTGTCAACTGGAACCTCAACGACCACACCAGCCTTGACTACACCTTCCAGGTGGCCGACCAGCGCCGCTCGGAAATCACCGACGACGACAAGGGCTTGCAGAACGCCGCGCCGTTCCAGATCAATGGCGCCTATCCGAATTCGGTCGACGGCAACTGGGGCACCTGGCCGCTCACCGACTCCTTCCACCGCACGCTGGACTCGCGCTACCTGTCGACCGTGCACGAGGCGCAGCTCAAGCAACAGCTGGGCAGCCTGAAATATGTGGCGGGCCTGTTCTGGATGCACGAGCGGAACGCCATCGACTACGAGCAGACCAACACCATCCAGAAACCATACGGCGATGTCGGCAGCGTGCTGTATCACCAGCCTAACCGCCAGGTGGACGCCAAGGCCGCCTTCGCGCAGGCCGACTGGCAGTTCGTGCCGACATGGACCGCCACCGCTGGTGCGCGCTACAGCATCGACAGCAAGGAGGACAAGGGCGGCCAGGTCTACGGCGCCAACTGGATCGGTAACGCGGCCTACTACAACGGCTGGTATTCGCAAGGCACGCCCGGGACGCCGGGCTTCCACGTCCACGACGGCACCGACCTGGCGCCCGGCATGGGCGGCAGCGTAGCGGCCTACAGCCTGTATGGCGCACCGACCTCCAACGATCATAAACAGACGTGGAACAAGGTCACCTGGCGTCTGGGCCTGCAAAAGCAGATCGACAACAACAAGATGGTGTACGGCTCCATCTCCACCGGCTACAAGGCCGGCGGCTTCGCCGACAAGACGGACAGCTGCAACAACCACCTGTGCGCCGATGGCAAGCCGGGCGTGGTCACCTTCCTGCCGTACGATCCGGAGACCGTCACCAACTATGAGCTGGGCTTCAAGGGCAAGTTCCTGGAAAATAAACTGAGCCTGTCCGCGACCGCCTTCTTCATGAAGTACAAGGGCATGCAGCTGACCGGCACCTACTTCGTCAACCAGATCATCCCGGACAACGGCCAGCCCTGCCCGGCCGACCAGCCGAAGTGCGATGTGTATGAAACCTGGCGCACCATCAACGTCGGCAAGGTCAATATCCCCGGCCTGGAACTGGAGTGGGATTACCGCCCATGGCGCGGCGGCCGCTTCGGCGGCGGCTTCGCCTACATCAACACCAGCATCCACGACTTCAATTCGTACAGCGACGATTACCAGTGCGATGTGCGCACGGAGCTTGGCCTGCCGGCCTGCCCTGCGGTCTACAACGGCAGCGACAAGACGCTGCTGGGACGCCGCTTGGCCAACATCGACGGCAACCACTTGCCGAATACGCCGAAGTACCAGGTCAACCTGAACTTCTCACAGGAGTTCGGGCTGGATAACGGCTACAAGGTTATTCCGTACGTGAAGCTGAACTGGCGCGACAAGGCGTACTTCGATCTGCTGAATTCCGACTTCGCCCACATCGGCCGCTTCCAGGACGCTTATGCGACGGGCGATGCGTCGGTGCGGTTTGAAACGCCGGAAGACACATGGCACGCGGAGCTGTATGTCCGCAACTTCACCGACAAGCATGCCAAGACCAGCACCGATTCGGCCTTCGGCGGCTTCATGAAGGCCAACTACATCGAGCCGCGCATGTTCGGCTTCCGCGTGGGAGCCAACTTCTAA
- a CDS encoding LysR substrate-binding domain-containing protein encodes MDIRALRYFVAVVDQQGFSRAAETLHVTQPTVSKMIQQLEQSLDLTLLERVGKRFTLTDAGNVVLQRGRALLAMHEEMGVELQDLQQLRRGDLRLGVTQQSHAPLAPLLAAYHKRHPQIELKLFEGGSQGIEADLRSGVLEMGTMLDHPSNQAAWQEFDSFPLLTSPMCLLAPKDSAWRGKRGVRLRELADCAFIFYGEGFALNDIIADACLRAGFTPRISGRSGQWDFVASLVRLGVGITLLPKVFCDTLEKGQFTVVKLEEPALDWKLMLAWRRGGHLSFAARAWLDLVRSKA; translated from the coding sequence ATGGATATCCGCGCGCTGCGCTATTTTGTCGCCGTCGTCGATCAACAGGGATTCAGCCGCGCCGCCGAAACGCTGCATGTGACCCAGCCTACCGTCAGCAAGATGATCCAGCAGCTGGAGCAGTCGCTCGACCTCACGTTGCTGGAACGGGTCGGCAAGCGCTTCACGCTGACCGATGCCGGCAACGTGGTGCTGCAACGCGGCCGCGCGCTGCTGGCCATGCACGAAGAGATGGGCGTCGAGCTGCAAGACTTGCAGCAGCTGCGTCGCGGCGATCTGCGCCTGGGCGTCACCCAGCAATCGCACGCACCACTGGCGCCGCTGCTGGCCGCCTATCACAAGCGTCATCCGCAGATAGAACTGAAGCTGTTTGAAGGCGGCTCGCAAGGCATTGAAGCAGACCTGCGTAGCGGTGTGCTGGAAATGGGCACCATGCTGGATCACCCGTCCAATCAGGCAGCGTGGCAGGAGTTCGATTCCTTCCCGCTACTGACGTCGCCAATGTGCCTGCTGGCGCCGAAGGATTCCGCCTGGCGCGGCAAGCGCGGCGTGCGGCTACGCGAACTGGCCGATTGCGCTTTCATCTTCTATGGCGAAGGCTTTGCGCTGAACGACATCATCGCCGATGCATGCCTGCGCGCCGGCTTCACGCCGCGCATCAGCGGCCGCAGTGGTCAATGGGATTTTGTCGCCTCGCTGGTGCGGCTGGGCGTGGGCATCACGCTGCTGCCCAAGGTGTTTTGCGATACGCTGGAAAAGGGCCAGTTCACCGTGGTCAAACTGGAGGAACCGGCCCTGGACTGGAAGCTGATGCTGGCCTGGCGGCGCGGCGGCCACCTCTCGTTTGCCGCGCGCGCCTGGCTCGATCTGGTGCGCAGTAAAGCTTAG
- a CDS encoding CidA/LrgA family protein — MKRIVYTLAQVLGLIAAWYAADRFSAWVGLPFSGGVVGLIVMVILLQSGVLRPSAIEHGADWLLSNMLLFFIPLVVSVVQFTGLLKEDGLRLFAAIGIGFTCVMLATAFTVEWVCRFERGRKLRRLRADRGRTAVA, encoded by the coding sequence ATGAAACGTATTGTCTACACACTGGCGCAGGTTCTGGGGCTGATCGCGGCATGGTATGCCGCCGACCGCTTCTCGGCCTGGGTCGGATTACCCTTCTCCGGCGGCGTGGTCGGCCTGATTGTCATGGTTATCCTGCTGCAAAGCGGCGTGCTGCGCCCATCCGCCATCGAGCATGGCGCCGACTGGCTGCTGTCTAATATGCTGTTGTTCTTTATTCCGCTGGTGGTGTCGGTGGTGCAGTTCACCGGCCTGCTGAAAGAAGACGGCCTGCGGCTGTTCGCCGCCATTGGCATCGGCTTCACCTGCGTGATGCTGGCTACTGCATTTACAGTGGAATGGGTGTGCCGCTTTGAGCGCGGCCGCAAGCTGCGCCGTCTGCGCGCCGACCGGGGCAGGACGGCGGTGGCATGA
- a CDS encoding LrgB family protein — protein MKPLFFLLLTLGLFYANQALHKRYPRIWLTPAIATSAVLIAVVQLSSTPFPVYFGDTHWLSWLLGPATVAFALPIYQYRELVKEHWLALSLGSVAGIVASLGSTLLLDRLLGLHGSMAQSLLARSVSTPFALEATRHLGGSAQLTGVFVIITGLFGILLGQVLLARLPLRMRIARGAPYGAAAHGFGLSKARSIGPQEGAVASLTMIFSGVLMVLLAPLLGHILTSA, from the coding sequence ATGAAGCCGCTGTTCTTCCTGCTGCTGACGCTAGGCCTGTTCTATGCGAATCAGGCGCTGCACAAGCGCTATCCGCGCATCTGGCTGACGCCCGCCATCGCCACCTCGGCGGTGCTGATCGCGGTGGTGCAGCTGTCGTCCACGCCGTTCCCGGTCTACTTCGGCGACACGCACTGGCTGTCATGGCTACTCGGCCCGGCCACGGTGGCGTTTGCGCTGCCGATCTATCAATATCGCGAACTGGTGAAGGAGCACTGGCTGGCGCTGTCGCTGGGCAGCGTGGCCGGGATCGTCGCCTCGCTGGGCAGCACGCTGCTGCTGGACCGCCTGCTTGGCCTGCACGGCAGCATGGCGCAAAGCCTGCTGGCGCGTTCAGTATCGACGCCGTTTGCGCTGGAGGCCACGCGCCACCTGGGCGGTTCGGCGCAACTGACCGGCGTGTTTGTCATCATCACCGGCTTGTTCGGCATCCTGCTGGGACAAGTGCTGCTGGCGCGCCTGCCGCTGCGAATGCGCATCGCGCGCGGTGCGCCGTATGGCGCGGCGGCCCACGGCTTCGGCTTGAGCAAGGCGCGGTCCATTGGCCCGCAAGAAGGCGCGGTCGCCAGCCTGACCATGATCTTCAGCGGCGTGCTAATGGTCTTGCTGGCGCCTTTGCTGGGTCACATCCTCACCAGTGCATAA
- the axe2C gene encoding bifunctional acetylxylan esterase/glucomannan deacetylase AxeC2, whose translation MRLRAMALLLAALTANVSAAPIAASDAHVARMGRAQVADDGGVRFSYPGVSFYLNFDGTRLSAVTQASGKDSYVDVLIDGVPRKLRLEAGRQNTVLAEGLKPGPHVAEIVNRSETWQGTATLLSFDTDGGWRAAPALPGRKLMVLGDSVTCGASMERVAGEKADASWANPRASYGMLLARRLDAQVQLVCYGGRGLIRTWEGKTNELNLADYYGMALPTQPDSVPWDQRDYRPDAIIVSIGTNDMTTGIPERDEYVGAYLSLVRRLLHDHPQAQIMLTEGAILHSEKQAALHSYIADTVRIVADPRVRAIASTHYPGDALDAHPTREQHAGMADDLLPQVRAVMHW comes from the coding sequence ATGCGACTGCGTGCAATGGCTTTGCTGCTGGCTGCGTTGACGGCCAATGTCTCCGCCGCGCCTATCGCAGCCAGTGATGCGCATGTCGCCCGCATGGGCCGCGCGCAGGTGGCGGACGATGGCGGCGTGCGGTTCAGTTATCCGGGCGTGAGCTTCTACCTGAATTTTGACGGCACGCGTCTTAGCGCAGTCACCCAGGCCAGCGGCAAGGATAGCTATGTGGATGTGCTGATCGACGGCGTGCCGCGCAAGCTGCGGCTGGAAGCCGGCCGCCAGAACACGGTGCTGGCCGAAGGGTTGAAGCCCGGCCCGCACGTGGCGGAAATCGTCAACCGCTCGGAAACCTGGCAAGGCACGGCCACGCTGCTGTCGTTCGATACGGATGGCGGCTGGCGCGCCGCGCCGGCGCTGCCCGGCCGCAAGCTGATGGTGCTGGGCGATTCGGTCACGTGTGGCGCATCGATGGAGCGCGTGGCCGGCGAAAAGGCGGATGCTTCCTGGGCCAATCCGCGCGCGTCCTATGGCATGCTGCTGGCGCGCCGCCTGGACGCGCAGGTGCAACTGGTGTGCTACGGCGGCCGTGGACTGATTCGCACGTGGGAGGGCAAAACCAATGAGCTGAATCTGGCCGACTACTACGGCATGGCGCTGCCCACGCAGCCGGACAGTGTGCCGTGGGATCAGCGCGACTACCGGCCGGATGCGATTATCGTATCCATTGGCACGAATGACATGACAACCGGCATACCGGAACGCGACGAGTATGTCGGCGCTTATTTGTCTCTGGTGCGCCGGCTGCTGCATGACCATCCGCAGGCGCAGATCATGCTCACCGAGGGCGCGATCCTGCACAGCGAAAAGCAGGCGGCGCTACACAGCTATATCGCCGACACGGTGCGCATCGTGGCGGACCCGCGTGTGCGCGCCATCGCGTCCACCCACTATCCGGGCGACGCCCTCGACGCGCATCCCACCCGCGAGCAGCACGCCGGCATGGCCGACGACTTGCTACCGCAAGTGCGCGCGGTTATGCACTGGTGA